A portion of the Cryptomeria japonica chromosome 5, Sugi_1.0, whole genome shotgun sequence genome contains these proteins:
- the LOC131061979 gene encoding oligopeptide transporter 7, which translates to MEEASSTTPLLRGSSSTGEEGEEDEISYEDVDSPEPIGNKEEEKGLLAAEDEDEDEQSPIEQVALTVPTTDDPSIPVLTFRMWVLGVLSCVVLSFLNQFFWYRTEPLTITAISAQIAVLPLGRLMAATLSKRKFLAGSNWEFSLNPGPFNMKEHVLITIFANSGAGSVYAIHIVSAVKIFYKKRLDLFVAFLIVLTTQILGFGWAGIFRRHLVEPAAMWWPANLVQVSLFRALHEKEQRPKGGLTRNQFFLVVLTCSFAYYVLPGYLFPMITSLSWICWIFPKSVLAQQLGSGLYGLGIGALGIDWSTISSYLGSPLASPWFAIANVAVGFALVMYVITPLAYWFNLFHAKTFPIFSEDLFTSSGQEYNISKIIDSNFHLDLKAYEEYGSIYLSTFFAMTYGVGFAALTATVVHVLLFHGKEIWKLSLSAFRDRTEDVHTKLMRKYNQVPELWFQIILVGTVALSIFACEYYIDQLQLPWWGVLLACAIALVFTLPIGIITATTNQTPGLNVITEYIIGYIYPGRPVANICFKVYGYISMTQALTFLQDFKLGHYMKIPPRTMFLAQLVGTVIASVVYLGTAWWMIYTIPDLCDSSSTTWSCPSDRVFYDASVIWGLIGPRRIFGNLGIYESINWFFLGGAIAPLLVWLLHKAYPDKEWIRLINMPVLIGSTGMMPPATAVNYTSWIVMGFIFSFVIYRYKKDWWTKYNYVLSGGLDAGLAFMAVLLYLCLGLENISLNWWGENLDGCPLASCPTAKGIVVEGCPVFS; encoded by the exons ATGGAAGAAGCATCCTCCACGACCCCTC TTCTAAGAGGATCTTCAAGCACCGGAGAAGAGGGAGAGGAAGACGAAATCTCATATGAGGATGTGGATTCTCCTGAACCCATTGGCaataaagaagaagagaaaggattGCTTGCAgcagaggatgaggatgaggatgaacaATCACCCATTGAACAGGTGGCACTTACTGTGCCAACAACAGATGATCCAAGCATACCTGTTTTGACCTTTAGGATGTGGGTACTTGGTGTtctgtcatgtgtggtgttatcattTCTGAATCAGTTCTTTTGGTACAGAACAGAGCCCCTGACTATAACTGCAATCTCTGCTCAGATTGCAGTGCTCCCTCTGGGCCGGCTAATGGCAGCTACCTTAAGCAAGAGAAAGTTTCTGGCAGGAAGCAACTGGGAGTTTTCATTGAATCCGGGACCATTCAATATGAAGGAACATGTGCTTATTACAATTTTTGCTAATTCAGGGGCTGGAAGTGTGTATGCTATACATATAGTCAGTGCTGTCAAGATTTTCTACAAGAAGAGGCTGGATCTGTTCGTTGCTTTTCTTATTGTTTTAACAACCCAG ATACTGGGATTTGGATGGGCAGGCATTTTCAGAAGACATTTGGTGGAACCAGCTGCCATGTGGTGGCCTGCAAATCTTGTCCAGGTTTCTCTCTTCAG AGCTCTTCATGAAAAGGAGCAGAGGCCCAAAGGAGGCCTTACAAGAAATCAGTTCTTTTTAGTAGTTCTTACATGTAGTTTTGCCTATTATGTTCTGCCTGGCTATTTGTTTCCCATGATCACATCCCTTTCATGGATCTGCTGGATATTTCCTAAATCTGTTCTGGCACAACAACTTGGTTCGGGATTGTATGGTCTTGGTATAGGTGCCCTTGGGATAGACTGGTCCACTATTTCTTCATACTTGGGAAGCCCACTCGCCAGTCCTTGGTTTGCCATTGCCAACGTAGCTGTTGGATTTGCCCTTGTAATGTATGTGATAACTCCATTGGCCTATTGGTTCAATCTTTTTCATGCAAAGACATTTCCCATATTTTCTGAGGATCTTTTCACCTCCTCTGGCCAAGAGTACAACATCTCCAAGATTATTGATTCGAATTTCCATCTGGACTTAAAGGCTTATGAGGAGTATGGCTCAATATATTTAAGTACCTTTTTCGCTATGACATATGGAGTGGGATTTGCGGCGTTGACTGCTACAGTAGTTCATGTTCTTCTTTTCCATGGAAA agaaatttgGAAGCTTAGTCTTTCTGCTTTTAGGGATCGTACAGAGGATGTACACACCAAATTAATGAGAAAATATAACCAGGTGCCAGAATTATGGTTCCAAATAATACTTGTTGGCACTGTTGCTTTGTCCATCTTTGCATGTGAGTATTACATTGATCAGCTTCAATTGCCCTGGTGGGGAGTACTGCTAGCATGTGCTATTGCCCTGGTCTTCACACTTCCTATTGGCATTATTACTGCAACTACTAATCAG ACTCCAGGCCTGAACGTGATCACAGAATACATCATAGGTTACATTTATCCTGGAAGACCAGTTgcaaacatatgcttcaaagtgtaCGGTTACATTAGCATGACTCAAGCCCTCACATTCTTACAGGACTTTAAACTAGGCCACTATATGAAAATTCCCCCACGAACTATGTTTCTAGCACAG CTAGTAGGCACAGTGATTGCATCAGTAGTCTACTTAGGCACAGCCTGGTGGATGATTTACACCATTCCCGATTTATGTGATTCAAGTTCCACCACCTGGAGTTGCCCATCAGACCGGGTTTTCTATGATGCTTCTGTGATATGGGGATTGATAGGACCCAGAAGGATATTTGGCAACCTGGGTATATATGAGTCCATTAATTGGTTTTTCTTAGGTGGGGCAATTGCTCCACTTTTGGTATGGCTGCTTCATAAAGCATACCCAGACAAAGAATGGATCAGATTGATCAATATGCCAGTGCTGATTGGGTCAACAGGAATGATGCCCCCTGCAACAGCAGTTAACTACACAAGCTGGATAGTCATGGGATTCATCTTTAGCTTTGTTATTTACAGATACAAAAAAGATTGGTGGACAAAGTACAATTATGTGCTTTCAGGTGGGTTGGATGCAGGATTGGCATTCATGGCCGTCCTACTTTATTTGTGCCTTGGATTGGAAAATATTTCCTTGAATTGGTGGGGAGAAAATTTGGATGGATGCCCCCTGGCATCATGCCCCACTGCTAAAGGCATTGTAGTTGAAGGTTGTCCTGTATTTTCATGA